The Saliniradius amylolyticus DNA segment GAGCCAGCCCAAAAGCGGCGACGGTATCGTGCGTTTGCGTCGGGAAACCAAAGGCCGAAAGGGCAAGGGCGTGACCATCGTCGACGGTCTGCTCGACCCTGACGAACAAATAAAGAAATTGTGCAAAGAACTCAAAAAACAATGCGGCACCGGTGGTACCGTAAAAGACGGTGTGATCGAGATCCAGGGTGATAACCGGAATAACATCAAGGCCGCACTGGAAAAGAAAGGCTATCAGGTCAAGCTGGCCGGTGGCTAATACTCAAAGGATTATTTATGACGCATCATATTTCCCGAACTGATCTGAATATTCTGCTACTGGAACCCTCAGATACGCAGCGCAAGATTATTACCAATATGCTGCACAAAGCTGATATCGGTAATGTTGTTCCCGTGGGGAATGTCGAGGAAGCCAAAAAACAAATCAGTCTGCATGGCGCCGATCTGGTGGTCAGCGCCATGTATTTTGAAGACGGCACGGGCATGGATTTGCTCAATAGCATCAAGTCCAATCCGGAAACCGAGAGCATCCCCTTTATGCTGGTGTCCAGCGAGTTCCGCCCGGCCAAGCTGGAAGAATTTAAACAGGCGGGTGTCGTGGCAATTCTGCCCAAACCCTTTGAACCCGTGCATTTGCACCGGGCCATTGATGCCACATTGGATTTACTCAACGCCGAAGAGTTGGACCTGGAGCTGTTCGATATCGCCGAGGTACGCGTGCTGCTAGTAGACGACAGTATGACGGCTCGTAAGCATATTCGCCGCGTATTGGAAGGCATGGGACTGGCTAAAATCGACGAAGCCGAGAACGGTGCCAATGCCCTGACTCTGCTCAAAGACAATACCTATGACTTAGTGGTTACCGATTTTAATATGCCGGAGATGGACGGTCGCGAGCTGAGCGAGTTTATCCGTTTTAACCCCAACACCGCTCATATCCCCATTATCATGGTCACCAGTGAAGCCAACAACAGCATGCAGATGAACAACATCCAGCAGACCGGCGTCAACGCACTCTGTGACAAACCCTTCGAGGCTGCCGAGGTGCGCCGTATTCTGCATACACTATTAAACCAGTAACCCTGTCGGGGCGGCGCTGGCCGCCTGTCCGGCTAACAAAGGGATTCATCCGTGTTAATTCAATCACGCCGACGCATCAAAGCCCTGTTGTGGGGCTTGTTGGGTCTTATACTGCTCACCGCTGTTGCCGTATATAGTCTGCTCAGAGCCAGCCTGCCGCAACTGGACGGTCAAGTCGCGATGGATGGTCTCAGTCAGCCGGTCAGTCTCCAAAGAGATGGTCGCGGCATGGCCAGCCTCACTGCCGCCAACCGTCTGGATCTGGCCCGGGCTTTGGGCTTTGTGCACGGTCAGGAGCGGTTCTTTCAGATGGACCTCATGCGGCGTAATTCCGCCGGTGAACTCTCAGCTTTGTTTGGTGAAGCCGCCCTGGAACGGGACAGAGAGATCCGCCTGCATCGTTTCCGCTCCCGTGCCGAGCGGCGGCTAACCGACCTGCCCGAGGCTCACCATGCGCTGGTAAAGGCTTACAGCGAGGGCGTTAACCAAGGCCTGAATGCGCTTGATACCAAACCCTTCGAGTACTGGCTGTTACAGGCCTCCCCAAAGCCCTGGCAAGCGACCGATACACTGCTGGTGCTCTACAGCATGTACCTGGATTTGCAATACCACGATGGCCGTCGTGAGCGGTCACTGACCGCGCTTAACGAGATCCTACCGCCCGAGCTCTATGCTTTCTTGCAGCCGCCCGGCAGCCGCTGGGACGCGCCCATCGATGGCAGCAAACGTTCGGCTAATCCCATTCCACAAACCGGATGGCCAAACCTCGCCGAAGCGCCGCGGCAGGCAGTGAACGATAAAAGCAGTGGCGATGCCATAACCGGCAGCAACAACTGGGCGGTGAGCGGCGCCTTAACCCCTTATAAATCGGGCATGCTCGCTGACGACATGCATCTGGGTCTGCGAGTGCCCAATATCTGGTATCGCGCTCAGTTTAACTGGCAGCAGAACGGACAGGCTCACCAACTCACCGGTGTGACCCTGCCCGGTACCCCGCTGATGGTGGTGGGTTCCAACGGTAAGG contains these protein-coding regions:
- the yciH gene encoding stress response translation initiation inhibitor YciH, which codes for MSDNNLVYSTDMGRIKPEEPKSQPKSGDGIVRLRRETKGRKGKGVTIVDGLLDPDEQIKKLCKELKKQCGTGGTVKDGVIEIQGDNRNNIKAALEKKGYQVKLAGG
- a CDS encoding response regulator; translated protein: MTHHISRTDLNILLLEPSDTQRKIITNMLHKADIGNVVPVGNVEEAKKQISLHGADLVVSAMYFEDGTGMDLLNSIKSNPETESIPFMLVSSEFRPAKLEEFKQAGVVAILPKPFEPVHLHRAIDATLDLLNAEELDLELFDIAEVRVLLVDDSMTARKHIRRVLEGMGLAKIDEAENGANALTLLKDNTYDLVVTDFNMPEMDGRELSEFIRFNPNTAHIPIIMVTSEANNSMQMNNIQQTGVNALCDKPFEAAEVRRILHTLLNQ